Proteins co-encoded in one Echeneis naucrates chromosome 22, fEcheNa1.1, whole genome shotgun sequence genomic window:
- the LOC115036033 gene encoding glutathione-specific gamma-glutamylcyclotransferase 1-like, with protein MKPQDIPKEKSSLWIFGYGSLVWKPDFAYKKSKVGYIKGYKRRFWHGDDFYRGDKEHPGRVVTLVEDQEACTWGMAYEVTDSQIEESLQYLNMREVVLGGYITQMVDFIPKDKCQGPLLALVYIATSNNPIYLGPASDKEIAAQIAICSGNTGHNIEYLIRLADFMRLYCPEVEDEHLFSIEAAVLNIFSDCGGSNIRNKNPYC; from the exons ATGAAACCTCAAGACATCCCGAAGGAAAAGAGCAGCCTGTGGATATTTGGATACGGCTCCTTAGTGTGGAAACCCGATTTTGCTTACAAAAAGAGCAAAGTCGGCTATATTAAAGGATACAAGAGGCGATTCTGGCACGGGGATGACTTTTACCGAGGGGACAAGGAGCAT CCAGGCCGAGTGGTCACACTGGTGGAAGATCAGGAG GCCTGCACATGGGGAATGGCCTATGAAGTCACCGACTCCCAGATTGAAGAATCCCTCCAGTACCTGAACATGAGAGAAGTAGTGTTGGGGGGTTACATAACACAGATGGTTGACTTCATCCCTAAAGACAAATGCCAGGGTCCGCTGCTGGCCCTTGTCTACATTGCTACTTCTAACAACCCCATCTACCTCGGCCCAGCCTCGGACAAAGAGATTGCTGCCCAGATCGCCATCTGCAGCGGCAACACAGGTCACAATATTGAATACCTGATCCGCCTGGCGGATTTCATGAGGCTCTACTGTCCTGAAGTGGAGGACGAGCACCTCTTCTCCATCGAGGCAGCAGTTTTAAACATATTCAGTGACTGCGGGGGCTCAAATATCCGGAACAAAAATCCATACTGTTAG